Genomic segment of Nitrosopumilaceae archaeon AB1(1):
CAATGCGTCTCTTCACTTGAGCACGACTCCCATTTGGAAATCCTACTATGCCACTGTATGGTTCCTCTCCAAGTCGGTTAATATTTAGAAAAGAATGCTTCATCTACAGACACAAATTCGTATAATGCCTTTTTAATTAATTTGTTTTTGACTTGCCTGCCAAGTATTACTTTGAACTGTTTGATATCATTTTGAATACCTTTTGATACCCCCATGGCGTACAAGTTATTCTTTAATGAGTCATTAAGAAATTTACCTGCATGTGTTGCATCTCTCTTGTGTAATGATAAAACATTACCACTAGAATTTATCCACATAGATATGCTAGTTTTGAAATTTTTATTTATAAATTTCTGCACGTGATCACCACCATAAATTGTAGGTCCATTCTTTATCATGTTTTTATTAATATCCATACTTTGTAAAGCAAACAACATGTATACCACACCCTGATTAATAATAACCATATTTTGTAATGGATTGAATCCTGCCATGATTAATTGTCGTGAAAGTGATGTAGCTGTTCTTTTACTCTGACCCCATATGATTTCTGGACTTCTTGACTTGAAACTAAACTGCACAACTAGACAGTCATCTAAATTGCCATTTGGTTTCATAGTTTTCTTGTTTGCAAATGATGAATGTGTAGGTTTTTTAAGATATTTTCTACTTGCAAGAACGAATTTCACTAAATTTTCGGTAGATATTGCAGCTGCTAAATTCCTATTATTATCAACTGGATCTATGATTACAATTGGTGTTTTAAACTTTAAACTAGTATCTCCTATTATTTCATTTTCCTTTATTGTTGCCATTTTTTTTATAACATTAGAAAAATTACCAAGATTCCAAATTAATACCTCTGATACGTATCCACTGAATCCTTCCTTTGCAATCTCTGCACCATAAATCATATTACTTTTTAAAAATGCCTTTAACAATCTAACATCTTGCTGTTTTTTTGATGTGAGATGCTTCTTCATGAATGTGGTGTGGTACTGTGATCTATCAGCAGCGCTATGCCAATCCCCTATTTTGACATCATAACACCCAACTACATTAACACGTGTACCCTGAACTACTGCCTCTACATACGGATGTTCGGCAAATCGTACATACGGCTTGTATTTCTTCATGGATGTATATCCAATATCAAGTACTAATTTTGTGAATTTTTCATCGCTAACATTTTTCTCTACTTTAACAAAAATATCAATATCTGCACCTACAAGCCAAGTATTCTTTGCATATAATCCACCCAACTCTACACCCGTCACAATGTCTAATTTTGAACTACTTGCCTCAACCAACTTTAGTGTCATATCTGCAATCTTTTTCTTTCTTCTCTTCTCTGAAATATTTGGAGTTAGCAGTCTCCTTGCTCTTTCCTGAATTACACTCCTCATCCCAATCTTACCTCACCTAAATCTGAGTATATCACTCCTTTTGAATCCAACACACTCTGTTTTAATTTGAATTTTGTTATACTTTGTGAATGAAATGATTCATTCGAAAACTCTTCCAACTTGTTGCCAAAATTTGTTTCATGTTTGATTCTACATATGGTAAGATGGGGTTTGAATTTTTTTGTTGGTGTATAGTAATTAATAGCCATTAATGATTCTTGGATGGTATGTGCCAATTGGATTAGTGATTCACTCCCATGAGTGGTATTCATCCATAAAATTCTAGGATTCTTTGCACTAGGAAATGCACCTAATCCACTTAATGTTATATGAAATGGCTCCATCTTTACTCTCTGTAACGCGGCCATTACTCTATCTGATGAATCAATCTCACCGAGAAATGCAAGTGTAAAGTGTAGATTTTCTACTTTTATCGGCTTTTCTTTTAATTCAAGCGTGTCTCTAATTTTACTAATTATATCATGTATGTATCTACTGGTAATTTCTATGCACACAAATGCTCGCATCTATACATCAAAATATAAATAAAATTCATGTGGATGTGGTCTCACTGAAATCTCTTTTTGATCTTGTCTCTCCAACACAATTATTTTATCAATTACTTCATTAGAAAATACTGGATTGAGGAATTTGCGATCGCTTTCCAATTCATCAAGTGCCTCACCTAGATTAGCAGGTAAAATATCAATTTTCTTTTTGTCACGCATAGCTTTTGTCATTTTGAAAATATCTTCTTTAGTTTGTTCTCCTGGATCTGACTTCTTTTTTATACCATCTAATCCTGCTGCTAAGACTGCTGAAAATACAAGGTATGGATTTGCAGATGGATCAGGGGCTCTGAATTCTAGTCGTTTGAGTTTAGAGTATTTATCACCAGAAAAGTGTTCAGGAATTCTAACAATAGCAAATCTATTACTTGAACTCCATGCAATGTATACTGGGGCCTCATATCCTGGTACCAATCTATGGTAAGAGTTTGTTGTAGGATTGGCTATGGCACATAGAGCTTTTGCGTGATTAATTATTCCGCCACAAAAGTACCTACCAATCTGGCTCAATTCT
This window contains:
- the cca gene encoding CCA tRNA nucleotidyltransferase is translated as MRSVIQERARRLLTPNISEKRRKKKIADMTLKLVEASSSKLDIVTGVELGGLYAKNTWLVGADIDIFVKVEKNVSDEKFTKLVLDIGYTSMKKYKPYVRFAEHPYVEAVVQGTRVNVVGCYDVKIGDWHSAADRSQYHTTFMKKHLTSKKQQDVRLLKAFLKSNMIYGAEIAKEGFSGYVSEVLIWNLGNFSNVIKKMATIKENEIIGDTSLKFKTPIVIIDPVDNNRNLAAAISTENLVKFVLASRKYLKKPTHSSFANKKTMKPNGNLDDCLVVQFSFKSRSPEIIWGQSKRTATSLSRQLIMAGFNPLQNMVIINQGVVYMLFALQSMDINKNMIKNGPTIYGGDHVQKFINKNFKTSISMWINSSGNVLSLHKRDATHAGKFLNDSLKNNLYAMGVSKGIQNDIKQFKVILGRQVKNKLIKKALYEFVSVDEAFFSKY
- the thpR gene encoding RNA 2',3'-cyclic phosphodiesterase, whose protein sequence is MCIEITSRYIHDIISKIRDTLELKEKPIKVENLHFTLAFLGEIDSSDRVMAALQRVKMEPFHITLSGLGAFPSAKNPRILWMNTTHGSESLIQLAHTIQESLMAINYYTPTKKFKPHLTICRIKHETNFGNKLEEFSNESFHSQSITKFKLKQSVLDSKGVIYSDLGEVRLG